From Stenotrophomonas sp. SAU14A_NAIMI4_8:
GACGTCGAGGACGTCCGTACCAAGCTGGAGCAGAACGGCTTCGACGGCGCGCAGGTGCAGAGCGTGGGTGGCAACACCGACCTTCTGATCCGCCTGGCCCCGCACGGCGAGCACGCCCCGGGCACCGGTGGCGCGTCGGCTGAAGACAAGGCCACTGCGGCCGCCGTGGTCAAGGCGGTCTCTTCGGCCGACAACCAGGCCACCGTGCTGCGCAATGAATTTGTCGGTCCGCAGATCGGCAAGGACCTGGCGATGAACGGCCTGTACGCCACCATCTTCATGCTGGCCGGCTTCCTGATCTACATCGCCGTGCGCTTCGAGTGGAAGTTCGCCGTGACCGCCAGCATCGTGGCGCTGTTCGACCTGCTGGTCACCGTGGCCTACGTGTCGCTGCTGGGTCGTGAGTTCGACCTGACGGTGCTGGCCGGCCTGCTGTCGGTGATGGGTTTTGCGATCAACGACATCATCGTGGTGTTCGACCGCGTGCGAGAGAACTTCCGTAGCCTGCGCGTGGAGCCGATGGAAGTGCTGAACCGTTCGATCAACCAGACGCTGTCGCGTACGGTGATCACCGCGGTGATGTTCTTCCTGTCGGCGCTGGCGCTGTACCTGTACGGCGGCAGCTCGATGGAAGGTCTGGCCGAGACGCACATGATCGGTGCGGTGATCGTGGTGCTGTCC
This genomic window contains:
- the secF gene encoding protein translocase subunit SecF encodes the protein MKLFPLHILPNDTKIDFMRWRHVAMVVTIAVFIASIAIIGVKGFNYALDFTGGTLIEARFDKAVDVEDVRTKLEQNGFDGAQVQSVGGNTDLLIRLAPHGEHAPGTGGASAEDKATAAAVVKAVSSADNQATVLRNEFVGPQIGKDLAMNGLYATIFMLAGFLIYIAVRFEWKFAVTASIVALFDLLVTVAYVSLLGREFDLTVLAGLLSVMGFAINDIIVVFDRVRENFRSLRVEPMEVLNRSINQTLSRTVITAVMFFLSALALYLYGGSSMEGLAETHMIGAVIVVLSSILVAVPMLTIGFLRVSKQDLLPKAKDIEALERRP